In the bacterium HR34 genome, one interval contains:
- the rpmA gene encoding 50S ribosomal protein L27, which produces MAQTKSAGSTSLGRDSRPKYLGVKLSDGQKVRKGQIIIRQRGTKYVPGKNVKLGKDYTIYATKDGVVKFYEKNKTLFTGNKRKVKVVSVI; this is translated from the coding sequence ATGGCACAAACTAAATCTGCAGGTTCAACGAGCTTAGGAAGAGATTCAAGGCCCAAATATTTAGGTGTAAAACTTTCTGATGGCCAGAAAGTTAGAAAAGGGCAAATTATTATAAGACAGAGAGGCACTAAATATGTTCCTGGTAAAAATGTTAAGTTAGGAAAAGACTACACGATATACGCAACAAAAGATGGGGTGGTTAAATTTTATGAGAAAAACAAAACTCTATTTACAGGAAACAAAAGAAAAGTTAAAGTTGTTAGCGTAATTTAG
- the pyrG gene encoding CTP synthase, protein MAKTNFLFVVGGVMSSIGKGVTVSNIAKLLADRNFNVSCVKIDPYINVDAGTMNPLEHGEVFVTKDGIECDQDIGNYERFLNKDLSSRNYITTGLIYKSVIDKERSFKYNGKCVEVVPDITNEIIQRINDAAKKDKADFLIVEIGGTVGEYQNLIFLEAARIMKLKNPKNVGFVLVSYLPIPDSVGEMKTKPTQYAVRSLNMAGIQPDFIVGRSKREIDEKRKSKLSVSCNIKKENVISAPDVKNIYSLVKYFEKDKFAEKILKHFNKKPIKKVNNKDWYDFLKVVEDINLTKVKIAIVGKYFKTGDFTLLDAYISVIESIKYACWYNKVQPEIHWLNSEEYEKNPSKVRELKNYHGVVVPGGFGSRGVEGKIRAIEYCRKNNIPYFGLCLGMQLACIEFARNVCKIKDATSGEFNPKAKNKIIDIMPDQKVLLKEKKYGGTMRLGEYACKIKKGTIAFSAYKKELIYERHRHRYEFNNDYLEVLSSKGMVFSGINPEKNLVEIIELKNHPFFVGVQFHPEFKSRPIIGHPLYNEFIKVAKAKLR, encoded by the coding sequence ATGGCAAAAACAAATTTTTTATTTGTGGTAGGTGGCGTAATGTCAAGTATTGGAAAAGGAGTAACTGTATCCAACATAGCTAAATTATTAGCAGATAGAAATTTTAATGTATCCTGCGTAAAGATAGACCCATACATTAACGTAGACGCTGGCACAATGAATCCACTTGAGCACGGAGAAGTTTTTGTTACTAAAGATGGAATAGAATGTGATCAAGACATAGGAAATTATGAAAGGTTTTTAAATAAAGATTTGTCATCAAGAAATTATATAACGACAGGTTTAATTTATAAATCTGTTATAGACAAAGAAAGAAGTTTTAAGTACAACGGAAAATGCGTTGAAGTTGTTCCTGATATAACAAATGAAATAATCCAAAGAATAAATGACGCTGCAAAAAAAGATAAAGCAGACTTTCTTATCGTCGAAATAGGAGGAACTGTTGGCGAATATCAAAACTTAATTTTTTTGGAAGCAGCAAGAATAATGAAATTAAAAAACCCAAAAAATGTAGGTTTTGTTTTGGTTAGTTATCTCCCGATACCAGATTCAGTAGGAGAAATGAAAACAAAGCCAACTCAATATGCTGTTAGAAGTTTAAATATGGCAGGAATACAACCAGACTTCATTGTCGGTAGATCAAAGAGGGAAATTGATGAGAAAAGAAAAAGTAAACTGTCTGTTTCATGTAACATCAAAAAAGAAAATGTTATTTCGGCACCTGATGTTAAGAACATTTATTCTTTGGTAAAGTATTTTGAAAAAGATAAATTTGCAGAAAAGATATTAAAACATTTTAATAAAAAACCAATAAAAAAAGTTAACAATAAAGATTGGTATGATTTCCTAAAAGTTGTTGAAGACATAAACCTTACAAAAGTAAAAATAGCAATTGTCGGTAAATATTTTAAAACAGGCGATTTTACCTTACTCGACGCTTATATTTCAGTAATAGAATCAATAAAATATGCGTGCTGGTACAATAAAGTTCAACCAGAAATTCACTGGTTAAATTCAGAGGAATACGAAAAAAATCCGTCAAAAGTAAGAGAATTAAAAAATTACCACGGAGTAGTTGTTCCAGGAGGATTTGGAAGTAGGGGAGTCGAAGGAAAAATAAGAGCGATTGAGTACTGCAGAAAAAATAACATACCTTATTTTGGTTTATGTCTTGGAATGCAGTTGGCTTGTATAGAATTTGCGAGAAATGTATGCAAAATAAAAGATGCGACATCTGGAGAATTTAACCCAAAGGCAAAAAATAAAATAATTGACATAATGCCAGATCAAAAAGTTCTATTAAAAGAAAAGAAATATGGAGGAACAATGAGATTAGGGGAGTATGCTTGCAAAATAAAAAAAGGCACAATTGCTTTTAGTGCCTACAAAAAAGAACTAATTTATGAAAGACACAGGCACAGATATGAATTTAACAACGACTATTTAGAAGTATTGTCCTCTAAAGGAATGGTTTTTTCAGGAATAAATCCTGAAAAAAATTTGGTTGAAATAATAGAATTAAAGAATCATCCATTTTTTGTAGGAGTACAATTCCATCCAGAATTTAAATCAAGGCCAATTATTGGCCATCCTTTGTATAATGAGTTTATAAAAGTAGCAAAAGCTAAATTACGCTAA
- the rplI gene encoding 50S ribosomal protein L9, which produces MKVKVILLKRVEGLGNKGDIKEVSVGYAQNYLIPKGLVKIADEKTIKELEKTKKQKEIKAEKELLKIQEMVEKIDCIEVEMPAKVGKNGRLYESINAKKIMNKLSEMGYNTKYFKVKLEKPIKEVGEYDITLKFKHNLEAKIRLIVVEDIL; this is translated from the coding sequence ATGAAAGTTAAAGTTATCTTGCTAAAAAGAGTAGAAGGTTTAGGCAATAAAGGTGATATAAAAGAGGTATCTGTTGGTTATGCTCAAAATTACTTGATACCAAAAGGGTTAGTTAAAATAGCCGATGAGAAAACAATAAAAGAACTTGAAAAGACTAAGAAGCAAAAAGAAATTAAAGCAGAAAAAGAATTGTTAAAAATTCAAGAAATGGTTGAAAAAATAGATTGCATAGAAGTTGAAATGCCAGCAAAAGTTGGTAAAAATGGAAGACTTTATGAATCCATAAATGCCAAAAAAATAATGAATAAATTAAGCGAAATGGGTTATAACACTAAATATTTTAAGGTAAAACTTGAAAAACCAATAAAAGAAGTTGGTGAATATGATATAACATTAAAATTTAAGCATAACCTAGAAGCTAAAATTAGATTAATAGTTGTAGAAGATATACTATAA
- a CDS encoding putative CtpA-like serine protease, with translation MKKFLLKLILVIIIIGVASSVSFYIGFEKGKENLPPVIIDEFKNTKPKNIDEKIDFSLFWQVYGILKQNFIYADKIDSQKVLYGAISGMVKSLGDPYTVFLDPERAKIFREDVSGEFEGVGMEIGIRKNTLTVIAPLEGTPAFKAGIKPGDIITAIDGKSTEDMTLEEAVKLIRGKAGTTVILTIVRDEFKKPKDFKITREKIYIPLIKYEVKEDNIAYIKIYSFSANLTQEFAKTAYKILSNPNIKGIIIDLRNNPGGFLQVAVDVTGWFLDEQDTIVIEQFDGNRNNVLYKSKGPSLLKNYPLVILINQGSASASEIMAGAIKDNRENVKIVGEKSFGKGSVQELRDLPDGSAVKFTVAKWLTPKGNVIEENGIKPDIEVKYSEDEEKDTQLEKAIEVLKGLINN, from the coding sequence ATGAAAAAGTTTTTATTAAAACTTATTTTGGTTATTATAATAATTGGAGTAGCCTCGAGCGTCTCTTTTTATATTGGCTTTGAAAAAGGGAAAGAAAATTTGCCGCCAGTAATAATAGATGAGTTTAAAAATACAAAACCTAAAAATATTGATGAAAAAATAGACTTTTCTTTATTTTGGCAAGTTTATGGCATCCTCAAACAAAATTTTATATACGCGGATAAAATAGACTCTCAAAAAGTTTTATATGGAGCAATAAGCGGAATGGTAAAATCTTTAGGAGATCCTTATACTGTGTTTTTAGATCCTGAAAGAGCAAAAATATTTAGAGAAGATGTATCAGGAGAATTTGAAGGGGTGGGAATGGAAATAGGTATTAGGAAAAATACGCTAACTGTTATAGCGCCATTAGAAGGGACGCCAGCTTTCAAAGCAGGCATAAAACCAGGTGATATAATAACAGCAATAGACGGCAAATCAACAGAAGATATGACATTAGAAGAGGCAGTAAAATTGATAAGAGGTAAAGCTGGCACTACTGTTATCTTAACAATTGTGCGAGATGAATTTAAAAAACCAAAAGATTTTAAAATAACGAGGGAGAAAATTTATATTCCGCTAATAAAATACGAAGTTAAAGAAGATAACATCGCTTATATAAAAATATATAGTTTTTCTGCCAATCTTACACAAGAATTCGCCAAAACAGCATATAAAATTTTATCTAATCCAAACATAAAAGGGATAATAATAGACTTAAGAAATAATCCAGGAGGATTTTTGCAGGTTGCTGTTGATGTAACAGGATGGTTTTTAGATGAACAAGATACAATAGTAATTGAACAATTTGACGGAAATAGAAATAATGTTTTATATAAATCTAAGGGACCATCTTTGTTAAAAAATTATCCTTTAGTTATATTAATAAATCAAGGTTCTGCTTCGGCTTCTGAAATAATGGCAGGCGCAATAAAAGATAACAGAGAAAATGTAAAAATAGTAGGCGAGAAAAGCTTTGGAAAAGGATCCGTGCAGGAATTAAGAGATCTTCCTGATGGTTCAGCAGTAAAATTTACTGTTGCAAAGTGGCTAACTCCAAAAGGAAATGTGATAGAGGAAAACGGCATAAAACCAGACATTGAAGTAAAATATTCAGAAGATGAAGAAAAAGATACACAATTAGAAAAAGCAATAGAAGTTTTAAAAGGATTAATAAATAATTAA